One region of Candidatus Angelobacter sp. genomic DNA includes:
- a CDS encoding IS5/IS1182 family transposase: protein MWTIENRPRYNRDRLRYPSDLTDEEWALVEPLISPAKH from the coding sequence ATGTGGACGATCGAGAACCGCCCGCGCTACAACCGTGACCGGCTGCGCTATCCGTCCGACCTGACCGACGAGGAGTGGGCGCTGGTTGAACCGCTGATCTCACCGGCCAAGCAT